A genome region from Synchiropus splendidus isolate RoL2022-P1 chromosome 5, RoL_Sspl_1.0, whole genome shotgun sequence includes the following:
- the LOC128758865 gene encoding myosin regulatory light chain 11 isoform X2: MFEQSQIQEYKEAFTIIDQNRDGIISKDDLRDVLATMGQLNVKNEELEAMVKEASGPINFTVFLTMFGEKLKGADPEDVIVSAFKVLDPEGTGSIKKEFLEELLTTQCDRFTAEEMTNLWAAFPPDVAGNVDYKNICYVITHGEEKEE; the protein is encoded by the exons ATGTTTGAGCAGAGCCAGATCCAGGAGTACAAGGAG GCTTTCACAATCATTGACCAGAACAGAGATGGCATCATCAGCAAGGACGATCTGAGGGACGTGCTGGCCACTATGGGCCAACTGAACGTGAAGAATGAGGAGCTTGAGGCCATGGTCAAGGAGGCCAGCGGCCCCATCAACTTCACCGTCTTCCTCACCATGTTCGGCGAGAAGCTGAAGG GTGCTGATCCCGAGGACGTTATTGTGAGCGCTTTCAAGGTCCTGGACCCCGAGGGTACAGGCTCCATCAAGAAGGAATT CCTTGAGGAGCTCCTGACCACCCAGTGCGACAGGTTCACCGCTGAGGAG ATGACCAACCTCTGGGCTGCTTTCCCCCCTGATGTGGCTGGCAATGTGGACTACAAGAACATCTGCTATGTCATCACACAcggagaggagaaggaagagtaA
- the pgap3 gene encoding post-GPI attachment to proteins factor 3 translates to MASVAPFCTSARASAAVAVALLLVSVSMVETSQGDKEPVYRDCVKNCVRTNCTGVRLRGFQSAQPQYMALTGWTCRDDCRYQCMWTTVGLYEAEGYQVPQFHGKWPFARFLCFEEPASALASLLNGLACLLMMLRYRSTVPRQSPMYHTINAFSLVSLNAWFWSTVFHTRDTFLTEKMDYFCATAVILYSIYLCCVRTLGLRRPGLSSIVGVLLILAFTFHVSYLTFVSFDYGYNMAANVTIGMVNLLWWLCWCWMNRRTLPYWWKCGLVVLLLHGLALLELLDFPPLLWILDAHAIWHLSTVPVHFLFYSFLIDDSLYLLNTEKLGVKVE, encoded by the exons ATGGCTTCAGTTGCCCCCTTTTGCACATCTGCCAGAGCCTCGGCTGCGGTCGCGGTTGCTCTGCTCTTGGTGTCGGTGTCCATGGTGGAGACCTCTCAAGGCGACAAGGAGCCCGTGTACCGGGACTGCGTGAAGAACTGCGTCCGGACGAATTGCACCGGGGTTCGGCTTCGGGGCTTCCAGTCAGCGCAGCCGCAGTACATGGCCCTCACAG GATGGACTTGTCGCGATGACTGTCGCTACCAGTGCATGTGGACCACTGTGGGCCTTTACGAGGCAGAAGGCTACCAAGTTCCACAGTTCCATGGCAAG TGGCCGTTCGCACGCTTTCTGTGTTTCGAGGAACCGGCATCTGCGCTGGCATCTCTGCTCAATGGCCTGGCCTGCCTTCTGATGATGCTGCGCTACAGGAGCACTGTCCCACGCCAGAGTCCCATGTACCACACCATCAACGCCTTCTCCCTG GTGTCGCTGAACGCCTGGTTCTGGTCCACTGTGTTTCACACACGAGACACGTTTCTTACAGAG AAAATGGACTATTTCTGTGCCACAGCTGTGATTCTGTACTCCATCTATTTGTGTTGCGTCAG GACCCTGGGTCTGAGGCGCCCGGGATTGTCCAGCATCGTGGGAGTCCTGCTAATACTGGCCTTCACCTTCCATGTGTCCTACTTAACGTTTGTCTCTTTTGACTATGGCTACAACATGGCTGCCAATGTCACTATAG GAATGGTGAACCTGCTGTGGTGGCTTTGCTGGTGCTGGATGAACCGGCGAACGCTGCCATACTGGTGGAAGTGCGGCctggtggtgctgctgttgCATGGTCTggcgctgctggagctgctggacttCCCCCCACTACTCTGGATCTTGGATGCTCACGCCATCTGGCACCTCAGCACCGTCCCTGTGCACTTCCTTTTCTACAG TTTCCTTATTGACGACAGCCTTTACTTGTTGAACACTGAGAAGCTGGGGGTCAAGGTTGAGTAG